The following are encoded in a window of Solibacillus sp. FSL R7-0668 genomic DNA:
- a CDS encoding DNA cytosine methyltransferase yields MTSEITIKLEQKGRAKFKPASDYKVEDIQKVLLQKIAEENSKFLDANIDSEYLEAIQYNQNKINILSLFSGCGGLDLGFELAGLAAVIGEEAAMTAFADRHSFESLREDSIFHTIYTNDLFKEANETYALNFPKSHFQHGIDIRKVRNFPKSDIIIGGFPCPGYSEGGPRLIDDERNFLYLHFIRAITQAKPAIFVAENVKGMLTLGKGEVIKQITEDFAAAGYRVQYKLLNARDYGVPQLRERVFIVGVRNDLPFDYHYPAPTHGTDLQPFVTLQDAIGDLEADPGPYFTGSYSSIYMSRNRKKRWDEQSFTIQASGRQAPLHPGGAPMQHIGKDQWAFAEDDLHPRRLSVKEIARIQTFPDWYQFSDGGNMAASENSRLDKQYKQIGNAVPVLLAKAVAAPIAEWAVHYLREREQQHSQQLMLF; encoded by the coding sequence GTGACAAGTGAAATTACAATTAAGCTTGAGCAAAAAGGTCGAGCAAAATTTAAGCCAGCCTCTGATTACAAGGTTGAAGATATACAAAAAGTTTTACTTCAAAAAATTGCTGAGGAAAATAGTAAATTCCTTGATGCTAACATTGACTCTGAATATTTAGAAGCTATTCAATACAATCAAAATAAAATTAATATACTATCTCTTTTCTCGGGCTGTGGTGGTTTAGATTTAGGTTTTGAATTAGCCGGACTTGCTGCTGTAATAGGTGAAGAAGCCGCAATGACCGCATTCGCTGATCGACATTCATTTGAGTCTTTGCGTGAAGATAGCATTTTCCATACGATTTATACAAATGATTTATTTAAGGAAGCGAACGAAACATATGCACTAAACTTTCCTAAATCTCATTTCCAACATGGAATTGATATTCGAAAGGTTCGCAATTTCCCTAAATCTGACATTATTATAGGGGGATTTCCGTGCCCCGGCTATAGCGAAGGAGGCCCGCGCCTAATCGACGACGAGCGCAACTTCCTCTACCTTCACTTCATCCGCGCCATAACACAAGCAAAGCCAGCAATATTCGTGGCAGAAAATGTAAAGGGCATGCTGACGCTTGGTAAAGGGGAGGTCATTAAGCAAATCACAGAAGACTTCGCAGCAGCTGGCTATCGTGTGCAGTACAAGCTACTCAATGCACGTGATTATGGTGTGCCCCAGCTACGTGAGCGTGTCTTTATTGTCGGGGTTCGCAATGATTTACCATTTGATTATCATTATCCCGCGCCGACACATGGTACGGATTTACAGCCATTTGTCACACTACAAGATGCGATAGGCGATTTGGAAGCTGATCCAGGACCCTACTTTACCGGCTCCTATTCAAGCATCTACATGTCCCGTAACCGCAAAAAGCGTTGGGATGAACAAAGTTTTACGATTCAAGCGTCTGGTCGCCAAGCCCCTCTTCATCCCGGCGGTGCACCAATGCAGCATATAGGCAAAGATCAATGGGCATTTGCCGAAGATGACTTACATCCGCGCCGATTATCTGTAAAAGAAATTGCCCGTATCCAAACATTCCCTGACTGGTATCAGTTCAGTGATGGCGGGAATATGGCGGCATCGGAAAACAGCCGACTGGATAAACAGTACAAGCAAATCGGTAATGCTGTACCTGTACTCCTTGCAAAAGCCGTTGCAGCACCAATTGCCGAGTGGGCTGTGCACTATTTACGAGAACGCGAGCAGCAACATAGTCAACAGCTAATGTTATTCTAA
- a CDS encoding helix-turn-helix domain-containing protein: MNIGMEIKKLRTEQGITLKALSEKSELSVGFLSQLERGLTTIAVDSLEKLATILDVHLTHFFDNPVKKKELVLRSYEQEIMDSVEGGFIKYSLSANLENKLLVPRLIEILPQKKDEEIVSYTHEGEEFVYVLEGILTVYLNGTRHEVYPGDSVHMDSTIAHNWANYTNKTVKLIAINTPNYMYHQQGPNRKDVIESD; encoded by the coding sequence ATGAACATCGGTATGGAAATTAAGAAGCTGAGGACAGAGCAGGGCATCACGTTAAAGGCGTTAAGTGAAAAAAGTGAGCTGTCTGTTGGGTTTCTTTCGCAATTAGAAAGAGGGCTTACGACAATCGCGGTGGACTCACTTGAAAAGCTGGCGACAATTTTGGATGTGCATTTAACGCATTTCTTTGATAATCCTGTAAAAAAGAAAGAGCTTGTGTTAAGAAGCTATGAGCAAGAAATTATGGATTCCGTTGAGGGCGGCTTTATTAAATATAGCTTGAGCGCCAATTTGGAAAATAAACTGCTTGTTCCGAGACTGATTGAAATTTTACCTCAAAAGAAGGATGAAGAAATCGTCTCCTATACGCATGAGGGGGAGGAATTCGTCTATGTGCTAGAGGGAATCTTAACCGTTTACCTCAATGGGACAAGGCATGAGGTCTACCCGGGAGACAGTGTGCATATGGACTCGACGATTGCGCATAATTGGGCGAATTATACGAATAAAACCGTCAAGCTAATCGCGATTAATACACCGAATTATATGTATCACCAACAAGGGCCGAATCGAAAAGACGTTATAGAAAGTGATTAA
- the eutH gene encoding ethanolamine utilization protein EutH, with protein sequence MDKLILYVIGAFFVIGAIDSITGNRLKLGEKFEEGIKTMGALGLGMIGIISLVPIFTDFLSAVIIPICRVFGLDPSIVPALFLAVDMGGYQMATELAATEEMGAFAGIIIASTLGATISFSIPVALGMLSKEDENYFSKGVLVGILTIPIGCFVAGLWQGINVSLLVLNLIPIFLFAVILGIGLLKAPQVFIKVFNLFGKLIVCLSVIGLLLQGIDVILGIKLVANLAPLAESTEIVAKIAIVLGGAYPMLACINRLFTKRFEKIGQKFGINAVSVAGILGGLASNLLIFGTFKDMNPKGKVVATAFGVSGAFVFGGQLGFVSGVAPDMIGAFIVAKLTAGILSIILAIWLYDREQKTIG encoded by the coding sequence ATGGATAAATTAATTTTATATGTAATCGGTGCTTTTTTTGTAATCGGTGCGATCGATTCGATAACGGGCAATCGTCTGAAGCTGGGGGAGAAATTTGAGGAAGGCATTAAGACGATGGGTGCTTTAGGGCTTGGTATGATTGGGATTATTTCGTTAGTGCCGATTTTTACCGACTTTTTATCCGCTGTCATCATCCCCATTTGCCGTGTTTTCGGTTTAGATCCTTCGATTGTGCCGGCGCTCTTTTTAGCTGTCGATATGGGCGGCTATCAAATGGCTACGGAGCTTGCAGCAACAGAGGAAATGGGGGCCTTTGCGGGAATTATTATTGCCTCCACATTGGGTGCGACCATTAGTTTTTCCATCCCAGTTGCGCTCGGCATGCTCTCTAAAGAGGATGAAAACTATTTTTCTAAAGGGGTGCTTGTGGGCATCCTGACGATCCCGATTGGCTGTTTTGTGGCAGGCTTATGGCAAGGAATTAATGTTTCGTTATTGGTGTTAAACCTCATTCCGATTTTCCTTTTTGCCGTAATTTTGGGGATTGGCTTATTAAAAGCGCCACAGGTTTTTATCAAAGTGTTTAATCTGTTTGGAAAGCTGATTGTTTGTTTAAGTGTTATTGGATTACTTTTACAAGGAATTGATGTCATTTTGGGCATAAAGCTTGTCGCGAATTTGGCGCCTTTAGCGGAATCGACAGAAATCGTAGCCAAGATTGCCATTGTTTTAGGGGGCGCTTATCCAATGCTTGCCTGCATTAATCGGCTGTTTACAAAGCGATTTGAGAAAATTGGTCAAAAATTTGGCATCAACGCAGTATCCGTGGCAGGCATACTGGGTGGCTTGGCGAGTAATTTATTAATTTTTGGTACCTTTAAGGACATGAATCCAAAAGGTAAGGTGGTGGCGACTGCTTTTGGTGTGAGTGGTGCCTTTGTATTTGGGGGGCAGCTCGGGTTTGTATCTGGCGTAGCACCGGACATGATTGGTGCTTTTATCGTTGCCAAGCTAACTGCCGGAATTTTGAGTATCATACTCGCCATTTGGCTATATGACCGTGAACAAAAAACAATAGGATAA
- a CDS encoding helicase-related protein, with amino-acid sequence MNSKLENALRNREILIESVEQEIVGPGDINNTTVQFNPIGNTKFTSFDELNANYYYLHGTVKEEVLQGESPSRRYAAGMLYPFELKSFDNDVYENLDFESGSEEFYKEQDEMDRDELEEEDGLEEVPPQVQQNDQNISSMGVTFCLANSSQSFNILFTGGVYDKHRIEAYIFGKDKKSGADKHYQFKEDWWLRKSVSANINVQVADFDITKKISYREYDVELVDVTNTPVSRYKLKLHLQCRMKQQYALFTVTAINVSSPPLTFNKDEYAIFQSKITISANEGDFLNYPKVSERNLDLTKDEWNNELLFKNKLNYAFGHNCAVTWDYKKKAIQEFSTTFIPSYETESMTPDVEIEVEGKKMPLKIEMRQLMNVETYEDVLKILQPLVNGYKKWIDEREREIVQTITKPELIEAANTNLDLCRKSLLRMERGLVLLEQPKVLRAFKYANKAILLQQVNGKTPRKAYYTREQAGNTLELVIDQSFEKVMRKMLNLEKQDNSWRAFQIAFFLMSIQSLVEKESIDREIVDLIWFPTGGGKTEAYLGVAAFQMFYRRLVDNTDAGVDIIMRYTLRLLTADQFQRASRLLCAMEYIRRENADVLGDIPYSIGIWVGSKTTPNRTVDAISEVRKMQKPQGLDNLAITRCPWCGCEIGKVKIKGKGAKQNESQAIGFKIIDGDLIVHCPDIDCHFNDEIPVYFIDEMIYKKQPTFLIGTIDKFVQISWRNEARRLFGINEEGERVLSPPQIIIQDELHLISGPLGTLTGLYEVLIEELCIDDRGPNPIKPKIISATATIKEFEAQAKCLFGRENARLFPNPGIDIDDSFFSKVALDEHDLPKPGRKYIGVFPSKVRILMAQVMTYSALLQKVNSFPEDQRDPFWTLLSFYNSLRDLGAGLNLFSSDIPTYIEALVQREGIDFKNRRAIFSSLELTSRKQSNEITKTIDDLNVPYEMKNDKGYTQALNACLASNIIEVGVDIDRLSLMGIVGQPKMTAQYIQVSGRVGRRPDERPGLIVTIYSNQNSRDKSHFEHFIGYHQRLYAQVETTSLTPFSTASLDRGLTAVIIGFMRQRLHNELAQSPTTKEVGRALKDERFIKFRERFLKRVELIDAEQVDIMKEQFATFMNALLKGRYETWRVSDTQRGLMHEAGKLADAEKYPSSISVINSLRSVDAECLASITVLEEDIEEFSW; translated from the coding sequence ATGAATTCAAAGTTAGAAAATGCATTAAGGAATCGTGAAATACTTATTGAATCTGTTGAACAAGAGATTGTTGGTCCGGGTGACATTAATAATACAACTGTTCAATTTAACCCAATTGGTAACACTAAGTTCACATCTTTTGATGAATTAAATGCTAATTACTATTATTTGCACGGTACCGTAAAAGAAGAAGTCTTACAAGGTGAGTCCCCTTCGCGCCGTTATGCAGCAGGAATGTTGTATCCTTTTGAATTAAAAAGTTTTGATAACGATGTCTATGAAAATTTAGACTTTGAATCAGGGAGTGAAGAATTTTATAAAGAACAAGATGAAATGGATCGTGATGAACTTGAAGAAGAGGATGGTTTAGAAGAGGTACCGCCACAAGTGCAGCAAAACGATCAAAACATCTCAAGTATGGGGGTAACGTTTTGTTTAGCGAACAGTTCGCAATCATTTAATATTCTGTTTACAGGCGGTGTGTATGATAAACACCGAATTGAAGCGTATATTTTCGGTAAAGATAAAAAATCTGGTGCTGATAAGCATTACCAATTTAAAGAAGATTGGTGGCTACGTAAATCTGTTAGCGCGAATATTAATGTACAGGTTGCTGATTTTGATATAACAAAAAAAATTAGCTATAGGGAATATGATGTAGAGTTAGTAGATGTTACTAATACACCTGTATCGCGCTACAAATTAAAACTACACTTACAGTGCCGTATGAAGCAACAATACGCGTTATTTACAGTGACTGCGATTAACGTATCTTCTCCTCCGTTAACATTCAATAAAGATGAGTATGCTATTTTTCAATCCAAAATTACAATTAGCGCAAATGAAGGGGATTTTTTAAATTATCCTAAAGTATCGGAACGTAATTTAGATTTAACAAAAGATGAATGGAATAATGAACTATTATTCAAAAATAAGTTGAACTACGCGTTCGGTCATAATTGTGCGGTGACATGGGATTATAAAAAGAAAGCGATTCAAGAGTTCTCAACAACATTTATTCCATCCTATGAGACCGAAAGTATGACACCAGATGTTGAAATCGAAGTAGAAGGTAAAAAAATGCCGTTGAAAATTGAAATGCGGCAGTTAATGAATGTCGAAACCTATGAAGATGTATTAAAAATATTACAACCGCTTGTGAATGGATACAAGAAATGGATTGATGAACGTGAAAGAGAAATAGTCCAAACGATTACAAAGCCAGAGTTAATAGAAGCGGCAAATACTAATTTAGATTTGTGTCGTAAAAGTTTATTGCGTATGGAAAGAGGGCTAGTATTACTAGAACAACCAAAAGTGTTGAGAGCGTTTAAATATGCTAACAAAGCAATATTATTACAGCAAGTTAATGGTAAAACACCTCGTAAAGCATATTACACACGAGAACAAGCTGGAAATACATTAGAACTTGTAATTGATCAGTCATTTGAAAAAGTAATGAGAAAAATGTTGAATTTAGAAAAACAAGATAACAGTTGGAGAGCCTTCCAAATTGCATTTTTCTTAATGTCAATTCAATCTCTTGTAGAAAAAGAGTCGATAGATCGTGAAATAGTTGATTTAATTTGGTTCCCTACCGGCGGAGGTAAGACTGAAGCATATTTAGGTGTTGCAGCATTTCAAATGTTTTATCGTCGTTTAGTAGATAATACAGATGCTGGTGTAGATATAATTATGCGTTATACATTACGACTTCTAACTGCAGATCAATTTCAACGTGCGTCACGTTTATTATGTGCTATGGAGTATATTCGTCGTGAAAACGCTGATGTACTGGGAGATATACCATATTCTATTGGTATATGGGTTGGATCGAAAACAACGCCAAATCGTACAGTTGATGCAATAAGTGAAGTTCGTAAAATGCAAAAGCCACAGGGTCTGGATAATTTAGCAATTACACGTTGCCCATGGTGCGGGTGTGAAATCGGAAAAGTAAAAATCAAGGGAAAAGGTGCAAAGCAAAATGAATCACAAGCTATTGGTTTTAAAATCATAGACGGTGATTTAATTGTACATTGCCCAGATATAGACTGCCATTTTAATGATGAAATTCCCGTATATTTTATAGATGAAATGATTTATAAAAAACAGCCTACATTCTTAATTGGTACAATTGACAAATTTGTACAAATTTCGTGGCGTAACGAGGCACGACGTTTATTTGGTATCAATGAGGAAGGCGAACGCGTACTTTCGCCACCGCAAATCATTATTCAAGATGAGTTGCATTTGATTTCGGGGCCGCTTGGGACATTAACAGGTCTTTATGAAGTTTTGATAGAGGAACTTTGTATTGATGATCGTGGACCAAATCCGATTAAACCTAAAATAATTTCAGCTACAGCTACTATTAAAGAATTTGAGGCACAGGCTAAATGTTTGTTTGGACGTGAAAACGCTCGTTTATTTCCAAATCCAGGAATAGATATTGATGATTCTTTCTTCTCAAAAGTTGCATTGGATGAGCATGACCTTCCCAAACCAGGGCGTAAATATATTGGGGTATTTCCATCAAAAGTCCGTATTCTCATGGCGCAAGTTATGACGTATTCAGCGTTATTACAAAAAGTAAATAGCTTTCCAGAAGATCAGAGAGATCCATTCTGGACGCTACTATCATTTTATAATAGTTTACGAGATTTGGGAGCAGGTCTAAATCTATTTAGCAGTGACATTCCAACTTATATTGAAGCATTAGTTCAGCGTGAAGGAATTGATTTTAAAAATCGACGAGCTATTTTCTCGTCATTAGAGCTTACATCCCGTAAACAAAGTAATGAAATTACCAAAACTATTGATGATTTAAATGTTCCTTATGAAATGAAAAATGATAAAGGATATACTCAAGCATTGAATGCTTGCTTAGCCTCAAACATTATTGAAGTAGGTGTTGATATTGACAGACTCTCACTCATGGGAATCGTAGGACAACCAAAAATGACGGCACAATATATACAAGTAAGTGGACGAGTAGGACGCCGTCCAGATGAACGTCCTGGTTTAATTGTAACGATTTATTCAAATCAAAATTCGCGCGACAAATCACATTTTGAACATTTTATTGGTTATCACCAACGTTTGTATGCTCAAGTGGAAACGACAAGCTTAACGCCGTTTTCAACAGCATCACTTGATCGAGGCTTAACCGCTGTAATTATTGGGTTTATGCGTCAACGTCTTCATAATGAACTGGCACAATCTCCAACAACTAAAGAAGTAGGGCGGGCACTTAAAGATGAACGATTTATAAAATTCCGTGAACGATTTTTAAAGCGTGTTGAATTAATTGATGCGGAGCAAGTAGACATAATGAAGGAACAGTTTGCTACATTTATGAATGCATTGTTAAAGGGGCGTTATGAAACTTGGCGAGTTTCAGATACACAACGAGGCTTAATGCATGAGGCTGGTAAATTAGCTGATGCAGAAAAGTATCCAAGCAGTATTTCAGTTATAAATTCATTACGTAGTGTAGATGCGGAATGTTTAGCATCAATTACAGTATTAGAAGAAGATATCGAAGAATTTAGCTGGTAG
- a CDS encoding DUF1998 domain-containing protein, translating into MRYLPMRRSKLVGTEGPGSLVISPEGETAVVGALDLWFRDFHGNSSSELQEFEVHEPRLKAVLKVDKFYKPPEFRKKSKSKMEVVPNSNLVIPLMRFPKWHYCGACRTLKELELDQTTVYVDCPKCQQKRQFKQVPFVVICEHGHLSDFPWREWAHSDDHTTCKGNLVIKTSGGTTLDSWRVICEGCNASRDLNRITSADKEAGTSYLGNQLNDSKSNKYTCRGERPWCGTEKEPCSAAPVAILRNSITVYMAKKMSALAIPGDYSENVDTVVSKIQSPSKFLIRETLKLMDNDESKVQYIRSSLRFELGEQITEEDIKEALLYVESSEQFEYTEEQLEKPGLLIKEKEFEKLTTVVNSKELKVEPEWIFEDDAAETNYYSNYFERISRVLRLKETTALYGFDRKDYKNTTDYSSYYPFLYKDLDNAKELWLPVNEVYGEGIFIQFNLEQIKKWENSSAVQSYFKRYLQRISHVEHRDETIITPGNIMLHTFSHFLIDELANVCGYNRASIRERLYLDKEQSGILIYISAGDAEGTLGGLVRLGLKDKIFHIIDKAKNKAEWCSSDPVCTEIGKTQGQGVNGINGAACYNCSHIPETSCEFWNLYLDRSLLVDPKIGYFK; encoded by the coding sequence ATGAGATATTTACCAATGAGACGATCGAAGTTGGTCGGTACTGAAGGACCTGGATCACTTGTTATTAGCCCTGAAGGTGAAACGGCAGTAGTAGGAGCTCTGGACTTATGGTTTAGAGATTTTCATGGTAATTCATCATCAGAATTACAAGAGTTTGAAGTTCACGAGCCACGTTTAAAAGCTGTTTTAAAAGTAGATAAATTTTATAAACCACCAGAGTTTCGAAAAAAATCGAAAAGTAAAATGGAAGTAGTACCAAATAGTAATTTGGTTATACCACTAATGCGTTTTCCAAAATGGCATTATTGTGGAGCTTGCCGTACGCTTAAAGAACTTGAGTTGGATCAAACAACTGTTTATGTAGATTGCCCGAAATGTCAACAAAAACGTCAATTTAAACAAGTACCATTTGTTGTTATTTGTGAGCATGGTCACTTATCAGATTTTCCATGGCGTGAATGGGCACATAGTGATGATCATACAACTTGTAAAGGAAACTTGGTAATAAAAACAAGTGGTGGTACAACGTTGGATTCATGGCGTGTAATTTGCGAAGGTTGCAATGCTTCACGAGATTTAAATCGTATTACCTCAGCAGATAAAGAAGCAGGGACAAGTTATCTAGGTAATCAATTAAACGATTCAAAGTCTAATAAGTATACATGTCGTGGGGAACGTCCGTGGTGTGGAACTGAAAAGGAACCTTGTAGTGCAGCGCCAGTAGCAATTTTACGTAACTCGATAACTGTCTACATGGCAAAAAAAATGAGTGCATTGGCGATTCCTGGAGATTACAGTGAAAATGTAGATACAGTAGTTTCTAAAATCCAGTCTCCTTCAAAATTTTTAATACGTGAAACTTTAAAGTTAATGGATAATGATGAAAGTAAAGTTCAGTATATCCGTAGCAGTTTACGTTTCGAATTAGGTGAACAAATTACAGAGGAAGATATTAAAGAAGCGTTACTATATGTCGAATCTAGCGAGCAATTTGAATATACGGAAGAACAACTTGAAAAACCTGGTCTATTAATTAAAGAAAAAGAATTTGAAAAGCTGACCACAGTTGTGAATTCAAAAGAATTAAAGGTAGAGCCTGAATGGATATTTGAAGATGATGCAGCCGAAACAAATTATTATAGTAATTATTTTGAGCGCATTTCACGTGTGCTTCGTTTAAAGGAAACTACGGCACTTTACGGCTTTGATCGTAAAGATTATAAAAATACGACAGACTACAGCAGCTACTATCCGTTTTTATATAAGGACTTAGATAATGCAAAAGAACTTTGGCTACCGGTCAATGAGGTTTATGGAGAAGGTATTTTCATTCAATTTAATTTGGAACAAATAAAGAAATGGGAAAATTCTTCAGCAGTACAGAGCTATTTCAAACGATATTTACAACGTATCTCACACGTTGAGCATCGTGATGAAACGATAATAACGCCGGGTAACATTATGTTACATACATTTTCACATTTTCTTATCGATGAACTGGCAAATGTTTGTGGATACAATCGTGCATCGATTCGAGAAAGGCTTTATTTAGATAAAGAACAATCTGGCATTTTAATTTATATTTCAGCAGGAGATGCAGAAGGTACTTTAGGAGGGCTTGTTCGCCTAGGCTTGAAAGATAAGATATTTCATATTATCGATAAAGCGAAAAATAAAGCTGAATGGTGTAGCTCAGATCCTGTTTGTACTGAAATTGGAAAAACACAAGGACAAGGCGTTAATGGTATTAATGGTGCTGCATGCTACAATTGTTCGCATATTCCTGAAACTTCTTGTGAATTTTGGAATTTATATCTAGATAGAAGTCTTTTGGTAGATCCCAAAATTGGATATTTTAAGTGA
- a CDS encoding aminopeptidase P family protein, with translation MTSKDRVEKLRQLMKDNEMDAYIIPSYDAHQSEYVAEHWKGRQWLSGFTGSAGTVVVTLEDAGLWTDGRYYIQAEQQLAGSGIRLFKMTEPGVPSYSQWLATVLKEGAVVGFDGTVFSTNMVKKMEVDLKAKSITFKMEQDLLDVLWEDRPAIPKEPLFTHDIQFAGKSRVEKLNEVRQDMKTKGANYFILTSLDDIAWLLNIRGNDVPNSPVVITNVIVAAQNCYLFIDACKVPAAVKEELEADGIELKDSADILPFLAELSGEDTVLLDANRTNIRLYNAINSEAKKVVSANMTTALKAIKNDVEIKNFKACEIKDGVAMVKFIKWLKDAVAKEAITEIAAEEKLEQFRSEQEGFVGPSFDTIAGYQEHAALMHYKANPETQHTLKAEGLLLIDSGGQYYDGTTDITRTFVLGELTERQKRDYTLVLKGFIALSAVKFLHGATGSNLDVLARQPIWQHGIDYKCGTGHGVGFFLNVHEGPQSIRNDVNTVTLEKGMILTNEPGIYLEGQYGIRIENMMVVTQAEKTEFGQFMEFEAITYCPIDLAGIDKELLTKQEIQWLNDYHQEVYTKLAPYLDEEERVWLRGETQEI, from the coding sequence ATGACTAGTAAAGACAGAGTTGAAAAGCTAAGACAATTAATGAAGGACAATGAAATGGATGCCTACATCATCCCTAGCTATGATGCGCATCAGAGTGAATATGTAGCAGAGCATTGGAAGGGTAGACAATGGCTATCTGGCTTTACAGGGTCTGCGGGTACGGTTGTTGTAACATTAGAGGACGCAGGATTATGGACGGACGGCAGATACTATATTCAAGCAGAACAACAGCTAGCGGGCTCAGGCATTCGTTTGTTTAAAATGACGGAACCGGGTGTGCCTTCTTATTCTCAATGGTTGGCAACGGTTTTGAAGGAAGGGGCGGTTGTCGGCTTTGATGGCACGGTCTTTTCAACAAATATGGTGAAGAAAATGGAAGTAGATTTAAAGGCGAAGAGCATCACATTCAAAATGGAGCAGGATTTACTGGATGTGCTTTGGGAGGATCGACCAGCTATTCCAAAGGAGCCACTATTCACGCATGACATCCAGTTTGCGGGCAAATCGCGTGTAGAGAAGTTAAATGAAGTGCGCCAAGATATGAAAACAAAAGGGGCAAATTATTTTATTTTAACCTCTCTAGATGACATTGCCTGGCTGCTGAATATCCGAGGAAATGATGTGCCAAATAGTCCTGTTGTAATCACGAATGTAATCGTCGCAGCGCAAAATTGCTATTTATTTATCGATGCGTGCAAGGTGCCGGCTGCGGTAAAAGAAGAGCTAGAGGCTGATGGAATCGAGCTAAAGGATAGCGCGGACATCCTACCATTTTTAGCCGAGCTTTCGGGTGAGGATACGGTGCTGCTGGATGCCAATCGAACAAATATCCGACTATACAATGCCATCAACAGTGAGGCCAAAAAAGTGGTGAGTGCGAACATGACGACGGCGTTAAAGGCGATCAAAAATGACGTGGAAATCAAAAATTTCAAAGCATGTGAAATAAAAGATGGTGTGGCCATGGTGAAATTTATCAAATGGCTCAAGGACGCTGTAGCGAAAGAGGCAATTACCGAGATTGCGGCAGAGGAAAAATTAGAGCAGTTTAGAAGTGAGCAAGAAGGCTTTGTTGGACCAAGCTTTGATACAATTGCCGGCTATCAGGAGCATGCTGCGTTGATGCATTATAAAGCCAATCCGGAAACTCAGCATACGCTTAAGGCGGAGGGGCTGCTGTTAATCGATTCGGGTGGTCAGTATTATGATGGCACAACTGATATTACAAGAACGTTCGTGTTAGGCGAGCTTACCGAGCGACAAAAAAGAGATTATACATTGGTGCTAAAGGGTTTTATCGCATTAAGCGCGGTGAAATTCTTACACGGGGCAACTGGTTCAAATTTAGATGTGCTAGCAAGACAGCCGATTTGGCAGCACGGCATTGACTATAAATGTGGAACGGGCCATGGGGTAGGCTTCTTCCTGAATGTGCATGAAGGACCACAAAGCATTCGAAATGATGTGAATACCGTTACATTAGAAAAGGGCATGATCCTGACGAACGAGCCAGGAATTTACCTCGAAGGACAATACGGCATTCGCATCGAAAACATGATGGTTGTCACACAGGCTGAAAAAACTGAGTTTGGTCAATTTATGGAATTCGAAGCGATTACTTATTGCCCGATTGATCTAGCAGGGATCGATAAAGAGCTATTAACCAAGCAAGAAATCCAGTGGTTAAACGACTACCATCAAGAGGTATACACAAAGCTAGCTCCTTATTTAGATGAAGAGGAGCGCGTGTGGCTGCGAGGGGAGACGCAGGAGATTTAG